One region of Camelina sativa cultivar DH55 chromosome 6, Cs, whole genome shotgun sequence genomic DNA includes:
- the LOC104698871 gene encoding uncharacterized protein LOC104698871, whose product MQRMWATTMFALIVVLSISIQTTGNERNDTVGAPSSAVLAPQSEDDLPNPLSCLADVKTIPDCVKAVTHFKLGTVTKNCCVILLNVPEDCFGYIFPIPLIYRILLKIACKILGHIP is encoded by the coding sequence ATGCAAAGAATGTGGGCGACGACCATGTTTGCTTTGATAGTGGTACTATCAATATCTATACAAACAACGGGTAACGAACGAAATGATACTGTCGGTGCTCCATCGTCTGCAGTACTAGCACCTCAATCAGAAGACGATTTACCTAATCCTCTGTCTTGTTTGGCTGACGTAAAAACAATTCCGGATTGTGTAAAAGCAGTGACGCACTTCAAACTTGGAACTGTCACAAAGAACTGTTGTGTCATCCTACTAAATGTTCCGGAGGATTGTTTCGGATATATATTTCCTATTCCTCTCATCTATCGTATTCTGCTCAAGATTGCCTGCAAAATATTAGGTCACATTCCATAg